The following coding sequences lie in one Vitis vinifera cultivar Pinot Noir 40024 chromosome 19, ASM3070453v1 genomic window:
- the LOC100258644 gene encoding YTH domain-containing protein ECT1 isoform X1, with translation MASQFHPHNHALEEMIRNLKVDPCSQLGGPPKEGSPSDATSSGEATGSVKESEVDQESLTTEPPPVMPPHTPSYYGYYYPGFDGSFAELDDQGLPLEIQYPVMQADNGSLLYFTPGFQPGYSLYSPVVPVATIGVDGQYAGQHPYPPSTVFAPAIASPGYIPTPLPYGSELLPSSYLWDPSFLVGDGAYGSGYIGVPDIADSKQNLSSPSHPRNPPSKSFSLSEFNSPLEVKGSSPSSVHGMRSQFKSANKASQYGSPFQPDDALGKDYFPIAKLQSYNQGKGGLLYPNSPVNLKANSRGWVSTEKLKMRSKANAISDFGVLEQNHGPRTASAKGALVSGGNDAGSLSADGNGKNNCIASLIRRDQYNLPDFPTKYDHAFFFVIKSYSEDDIHKSIKYNVWASTPNGNKRLDGAYQEAKERMGDRGSKCPVFLFFSVNASGQFCGVAEMIGRVDFNKNMDFWQQDKWNGFFPVKWHIIKDVPNPQLRHIILENNDNKPVTNSRDTQEVRFPQGIEILNIFKNYVSKTSILDDFDFYESRQKVMQDKKIKPSMPHFDHLQQKAEDVITGFQAVDLSAVEKIEEPQVGDKANE, from the exons ATGGCCTCTCAATTCCATCCTCACAACCATG CTCTCGAAGAAATGATTAGGAACCTCAAGGTTGATCCTTGTAGTCAACTG GGTGGTCCTCCAAAGGAAGGAAGCCCATCTGATGCAACATCATCTGGAGAAGCAACGGGAAGTGTTAAAGAAAGTGAAGTGGATCAAGAGTCCTTGACAACAGAACCACCACCAGTCATGCCTCCTCACACACCATCATATTATGGATACTACTATCCAG GTTTTGATGGTTCCTTTGCTGAATTGGATGACCAAGGACTGCCTTTGGAGATTCAGTATCCT gTCATGCAAGCAGATAATGGATCTCTCCTTTACTTCACACCAGGATTCCAACCTGGTTACAGCCTCTACAGCCCCGTTGTACCTGTAGCCACGATTGGTGTTGATGGACAGTATGCTGGTCAACACCCATATCCGCCAAGCACTGTGTTTGCACCAGCTATTGCTTCCCCTGGATATATTCCAACCCCTCTCCCCTATGGGTCAGAGTTGTTGCCATCATCTTACTTGTGGGATCCATCTTTTCTAGTTGGAGATGGAGCATATGGAAGTGGTTATATTGGAGTTCCAGATATTGCAGACTCCAAACAAAATTTATCCTCCCCCAGTCATCCTCGTAATCCTCCCTCAAAATCCTTTTCACTTTCTGAGTTCAACAGTCCATTAGAAGTTAAAGGCAGCTCACCATCATCGGTTCATGGCATGCGCAGTCAATTCAAATCAGCAAACAAG GCCTCCCAATATGGTTCACCTTTCCAACCAGATGATGCTCTGGGCAAGGATTACTTTCCGATTGCAAAACTTCAATCCTATAACCAGGGAAAGGGTGGATTACTCTATCCCAACAGCCCTGTTAATCTAAAAGCAAATAGTAGGGGTTGGGTTAGCACAGAAAAGCTGAAAATGAGAAGCAAGGCTAATGCTATTAGTGATTTTGGGGTGCTTGAGCAGAACCATGGTCCCAGAACAGCCAGTGCCAAGGGCGCTTTGGTGTCTGGAGGTAATGATGCTGGATCTCTTTCTGCTGATGGGAATGGAAAGAATAACTGCATAGCCTCGTTGATCAGGAGGGATCAATATAACCTTCCTGACTTTCCGACTAAATATGATCACGCGTTCTTCTTTGTCATCAAATCTTATAGTGAAGATGATATTCATAAAAGCATCAAGTATAATGTGTGGGCTAGTACTCCGAATGGCAATAAGAGGTTGGATGGTGCATATCAGGAAGCAAAGGAAAGGATGGGAGACAGAGGCAGCAAGTGTCCcgtgtttcttttcttttcg GTTAATGCAAGTGGGCAGTTCTGTGGAGTAGCTGAGATGATTGGCCGAGTTGATTTTAATAAGAACATGGACTTCTGGCAACAGGATAAGTGGAATGGATTTTTCCCTGTCAAGTGGCACATCATAAAAGATGTTCCAAACCCACAGTTGCGGCATATAATACTTGAGAACAACGACAACAAGCCTGTGACCAATAGCAGAGACACACAGGAG GTGAGATTTCCTCAGGGGATCGAAATCTTGAACATTTTTAAGAACTATGTGTCAAAGACATCTATATTGGACGACTTCGATTTTTATGAAAGCCGCCAAAAGGTGATGCAAGACAAGAAAATCAAGCCATCTATGCCACATTTTGATCATCTACAG CAGAAAGCAGAAGACGTGATCACTGGTTTTCAGGCGGTGGATCTGTCTGCTGTGGAGAAGATTGAAGAACCTCAGGTGGGAGACAAAGCAAACGAATGA
- the LOC100258644 gene encoding YTH domain-containing protein ECT1 isoform X2: MASQFHPHNHALEEMIRNLKVDPCSQLGGPPKEGSPSDATSSGEATGSVKESEVDQESLTTEPPPVMPPHTPSYYGYYYPGFDGSFAELDDQGLPLEIQYPVMQADNGSLLYFTPGFQPGYSLYSPVVPVATIGVDGQYAGQHPYPPSTVFAPAIASPGYIPTPLPYGSELLPSSYLWDPSFLVGDGAYGSGYIGVPDIADSKQNLSSPSHPRNPPSKSFSLSEFNSPLEVKGSSPSSVHGMRSQFKSANKASQYGSPFQPDDALGKDYFPIAKLQSYNQGKGGLLYPNSPVNLKANSRGWVSTEKLKMRSKANAISDFGVLEQNHGPRTASAKGALVSGGNDAGSLSADGNGKNNCIASLIRRDQYNLPDFPTKYDHAFFFVIKSYSEDDIHKSIKYNVWASTPNGNKRLDGAYQEAKERMGDRGSKCPVFLFFSVNASGQFCGVAEMIGRVDFNKNMDFWQQDKWNGFFPVKWHIIKDVPNPQLRHIILENNDNKPVTNSRDTQEVRFPQGIEILNIFKNYVSKTSILDDFDFYESRQKVMQDKKIKPSMPHFDHLQKAEDVITGFQAVDLSAVEKIEEPQVGDKANE, translated from the exons ATGGCCTCTCAATTCCATCCTCACAACCATG CTCTCGAAGAAATGATTAGGAACCTCAAGGTTGATCCTTGTAGTCAACTG GGTGGTCCTCCAAAGGAAGGAAGCCCATCTGATGCAACATCATCTGGAGAAGCAACGGGAAGTGTTAAAGAAAGTGAAGTGGATCAAGAGTCCTTGACAACAGAACCACCACCAGTCATGCCTCCTCACACACCATCATATTATGGATACTACTATCCAG GTTTTGATGGTTCCTTTGCTGAATTGGATGACCAAGGACTGCCTTTGGAGATTCAGTATCCT gTCATGCAAGCAGATAATGGATCTCTCCTTTACTTCACACCAGGATTCCAACCTGGTTACAGCCTCTACAGCCCCGTTGTACCTGTAGCCACGATTGGTGTTGATGGACAGTATGCTGGTCAACACCCATATCCGCCAAGCACTGTGTTTGCACCAGCTATTGCTTCCCCTGGATATATTCCAACCCCTCTCCCCTATGGGTCAGAGTTGTTGCCATCATCTTACTTGTGGGATCCATCTTTTCTAGTTGGAGATGGAGCATATGGAAGTGGTTATATTGGAGTTCCAGATATTGCAGACTCCAAACAAAATTTATCCTCCCCCAGTCATCCTCGTAATCCTCCCTCAAAATCCTTTTCACTTTCTGAGTTCAACAGTCCATTAGAAGTTAAAGGCAGCTCACCATCATCGGTTCATGGCATGCGCAGTCAATTCAAATCAGCAAACAAG GCCTCCCAATATGGTTCACCTTTCCAACCAGATGATGCTCTGGGCAAGGATTACTTTCCGATTGCAAAACTTCAATCCTATAACCAGGGAAAGGGTGGATTACTCTATCCCAACAGCCCTGTTAATCTAAAAGCAAATAGTAGGGGTTGGGTTAGCACAGAAAAGCTGAAAATGAGAAGCAAGGCTAATGCTATTAGTGATTTTGGGGTGCTTGAGCAGAACCATGGTCCCAGAACAGCCAGTGCCAAGGGCGCTTTGGTGTCTGGAGGTAATGATGCTGGATCTCTTTCTGCTGATGGGAATGGAAAGAATAACTGCATAGCCTCGTTGATCAGGAGGGATCAATATAACCTTCCTGACTTTCCGACTAAATATGATCACGCGTTCTTCTTTGTCATCAAATCTTATAGTGAAGATGATATTCATAAAAGCATCAAGTATAATGTGTGGGCTAGTACTCCGAATGGCAATAAGAGGTTGGATGGTGCATATCAGGAAGCAAAGGAAAGGATGGGAGACAGAGGCAGCAAGTGTCCcgtgtttcttttcttttcg GTTAATGCAAGTGGGCAGTTCTGTGGAGTAGCTGAGATGATTGGCCGAGTTGATTTTAATAAGAACATGGACTTCTGGCAACAGGATAAGTGGAATGGATTTTTCCCTGTCAAGTGGCACATCATAAAAGATGTTCCAAACCCACAGTTGCGGCATATAATACTTGAGAACAACGACAACAAGCCTGTGACCAATAGCAGAGACACACAGGAG GTGAGATTTCCTCAGGGGATCGAAATCTTGAACATTTTTAAGAACTATGTGTCAAAGACATCTATATTGGACGACTTCGATTTTTATGAAAGCCGCCAAAAGGTGATGCAAGACAAGAAAATCAAGCCATCTATGCCACATTTTGATCATCTACAG AAAGCAGAAGACGTGATCACTGGTTTTCAGGCGGTGGATCTGTCTGCTGTGGAGAAGATTGAAGAACCTCAGGTGGGAGACAAAGCAAACGAATGA